The following are from one region of the Calorimonas adulescens genome:
- a CDS encoding 2-hydroxyacid dehydrogenase: MKVLITSKSFGHGTDGVKRLKEMGLEVLYDYNELSGADICIAGNERCSRDFFEAAKNLKLLCRRGTGIDNIDVKEAHKRGIIVTRVASVMKEAVAELTFALMLILSRKLLLNIEDARNGRWGKMMGVDLSGKTIGIAGMGEIGREVARRANAFNMNIIYYNRSRKEDVEKDYRARYVNIEELMSSADFITLHLPLGVETMGIINADRLNLMKRTSYLINVGRGALVDEEALYYVLEEGRIAGAASDVFINEPPVGSPLLRLPNFVPTPHIGSATIDTAKKMDDAVVMEIDRFLKGESNINVV, translated from the coding sequence ATGAAAGTCCTTATAACCTCGAAATCATTTGGCCATGGGACTGACGGTGTTAAAAGACTGAAGGAGATGGGGCTTGAGGTGCTCTACGACTATAATGAATTATCAGGTGCGGACATCTGCATTGCTGGTAATGAAAGATGTAGCAGGGATTTTTTTGAGGCAGCCAAGAACCTGAAGCTTTTATGCAGGAGAGGTACAGGTATAGACAATATCGATGTTAAAGAGGCACATAAAAGAGGTATCATTGTAACCAGGGTCGCATCCGTTATGAAAGAAGCTGTAGCAGAGTTAACCTTTGCCCTTATGCTCATATTGTCGAGGAAATTGCTCTTAAATATAGAGGATGCCAGAAATGGCCGTTGGGGAAAGATGATGGGCGTAGACCTTTCCGGTAAGACCATAGGTATTGCAGGCATGGGTGAGATCGGTAGAGAGGTGGCACGGAGGGCCAATGCCTTTAATATGAATATTATTTATTACAACAGGAGCAGAAAGGAGGATGTGGAAAAAGACTATAGGGCAAGGTATGTGAATATAGAAGAGCTTATGAGTTCTGCAGACTTTATTACGTTGCACCTGCCACTTGGTGTGGAAACAATGGGTATCATAAATGCCGACAGATTAAATCTTATGAAAAGGACTTCATATCTTATAAATGTTGGCAGGGGAGCTCTTGTAGATGAGGAGGCCCTGTATTACGTATTAGAAGAGGGCAGGATTGCTGGTGCTGCCAGTGATGTTTTCATAAATGAACCTCCTGTGGGTAGTCCACTTTTAAGACTACCAAACTTTGTGCCGACGCCACATATAGGTTCTGCCACCATTGATACTGCTAAAAAAATGGATGATGCCGTCGTTATGGAAATTGACAGGTTCTTAAAGGGCGAATCAAATATAAACGTGGTATAG
- the ilvD gene encoding dihydroxy-acid dehydratase → MFWRSKDILARPEWSLNRSLYKSMGYTDEELARPIVAIVNSWNTIVPGHFMLNDIARAVKEGVIAAGGTPVEFSTIAACDGVAQGHLGMRYILPTRDLIANSIEMMIQAHRLDGMVLIGSCDKVVPGMLMAAARLDMPSIFINGGPMPSGKFKKENPYGGEMVDSSAVQEGLGALQAGKLTLNDYCLLEDTACPSPGSCAMLGTANTMCCVAEAMGMSLPGSAMIPPTEALRLRAAKETGKAIMQLIEKGITARDIINKMSIENAIRLALAIGGSTNLAIHIIAIAMEAGVDLTLDDLDRLARETPHVAAIMPASPYGCAEFYYAGGVPAVMKQIESLLHKGALTVNGRTVGENISGAEVRDDRIIRSIDSPFHRDSGLAVLKGNLAPDGSITKPAAISEALWHFRGKAKVFDSEQDAIDYIEAGKVEKGMVLVIRYEGPKGGPGMPEMFKPMKLLAGMGLAKDVALITDGRFSGSNNGCFVGHISPEAFEGGTIALVKDGDIIDIDITNGSLNIELSDDELNARKKEWVQPEPKIKEGYLYLYSKLASSADKGAVLRYDR, encoded by the coding sequence TTGTTTTGGAGGAGTAAGGATATACTGGCCAGGCCGGAATGGTCATTGAACCGGTCGCTGTATAAGTCAATGGGGTATACTGATGAGGAACTGGCCAGGCCGATTGTAGCCATAGTCAATTCTTGGAATACCATAGTACCGGGACATTTTATGCTAAATGATATTGCGAGAGCAGTGAAGGAAGGCGTTATTGCTGCTGGTGGTACGCCGGTAGAGTTTTCTACCATAGCAGCCTGTGATGGTGTAGCCCAGGGTCATCTGGGAATGAGATATATTCTGCCAACAAGGGACCTTATAGCAAACAGCATAGAGATGATGATTCAGGCCCACAGACTGGACGGCATGGTGCTCATTGGCTCATGCGATAAGGTGGTCCCGGGCATGCTTATGGCTGCTGCAAGGTTGGACATGCCCTCTATATTCATAAATGGTGGACCAATGCCCTCGGGGAAATTTAAAAAAGAGAACCCCTATGGTGGAGAGATGGTGGATAGTTCGGCTGTGCAAGAGGGATTGGGTGCCTTACAGGCAGGAAAGCTGACGCTGAATGACTACTGCCTGCTTGAGGATACGGCATGTCCTTCCCCTGGCTCCTGTGCTATGCTGGGGACTGCTAACACCATGTGCTGTGTGGCTGAGGCCATGGGGATGAGCCTGCCCGGCAGTGCCATGATACCGCCGACGGAGGCGCTGAGACTGCGAGCAGCGAAGGAGACAGGGAAGGCTATAATGCAGCTTATTGAAAAGGGTATCACGGCAAGAGATATAATAAATAAAATGTCTATAGAGAATGCCATAAGACTCGCACTGGCCATAGGTGGTTCTACAAACCTGGCCATTCATATCATAGCAATAGCCATGGAGGCTGGGGTTGACCTTACGTTAGACGACTTAGATAGGCTTGCCAGAGAAACTCCGCATGTGGCGGCTATAATGCCGGCGAGTCCGTATGGATGTGCCGAGTTCTACTATGCAGGAGGTGTACCTGCAGTCATGAAACAGATAGAGAGTCTCCTACACAAAGGTGCGTTGACTGTAAATGGCAGGACTGTTGGGGAGAATATCTCCGGTGCAGAGGTTAGGGATGATAGGATTATCAGGAGTATAGATAGTCCGTTCCACAGGGACAGTGGCCTGGCCGTACTTAAAGGAAACCTGGCACCTGATGGCTCTATAACAAAGCCTGCTGCTATATCTGAAGCCCTGTGGCATTTTAGGGGCAAGGCAAAGGTATTTGACAGTGAGCAGGATGCCATAGACTATATAGAGGCAGGAAAGGTGGAAAAAGGTATGGTGCTGGTCATAAGATATGAGGGGCCTAAGGGAGGACCTGGTATGCCTGAGATGTTCAAACCCATGAAGCTTTTAGCCGGCATGGGACTTGCAAAAGACGTTGCTCTAATAACCGATGGCAGATTTTCGGGTTCTAACAATGGATGTTTTGTGGGACATATATCTCCTGAGGCTTTTGAGGGTGGCACCATAGCGCTTGTGAAAGACGGGGATATCATTGATATAGACATAACAAACGGAAGCTTGAATATAGAGTTAAGTGATGATGAGCTTAACGCAAGAAAAAAAGAATGGGTGCAGCCAGAGCCTAAGATTAAGGAAGGATATCTTTACCTGTATTCTAAACTGGCAAGTTCTGCTGACAAGGGGGCTGTGCTGCGATATGACAGGTAG
- the ilvD gene encoding dihydroxy-acid dehydratase: MTGRELKSQKLRGVGSEIDPLRHGMDWSEEDLEKPQILVESTYGQSHPGSFHLDLLVGEVDKGVWESGMKPANSYATDICDGIAQGHDGMNFSLASREIIADMVEIHATAEPYDGLVLISSCDKAIPAHLIAAARLDMPTIHVPGGSMITGFGGLTLEQVGTFAADYERGKMSADEYRFYKLNVCPSCGACQFMGTASTHQVLAEALGLALPGSALIPTSFNTLGKMARKAGKQIKYLIENNITARTILTREAFINAIIVHAAIGGSTNALLHLPAVAHEVGIELEPEVFDEINRRIPYLADVKPSGKYPTEYFYYAGGVPAVMRELKGYLNLNVMTVTGKTFGENLKDLEDSGYFKLSAGYLSKFGLKREDVIRPIDNPIQSNGSIAILKGNLAPDGAVVKHSAVSKDMLVHKGQARVFDSEEDALNAIIKRTVKPGDVIIVRYEGPKGSGMPEMFYATEALASDPELVSTTALVTDGRFSGASRGPCIGHVSPEAAEGGPIALIEDGDIILIDIPGRMLDIVGINGKELLPEDVERILVERKNKWIKPESRFKSGVLGVYSKLAVSAMKGGYMEI; encoded by the coding sequence ATGACAGGTAGGGAACTGAAGAGTCAGAAACTCAGAGGGGTTGGGTCAGAGATTGACCCTTTGAGGCATGGAATGGACTGGTCTGAAGAGGATCTTGAAAAGCCCCAGATACTTGTGGAGAGTACCTATGGACAGAGTCATCCGGGGAGCTTTCATTTAGATCTGTTGGTAGGTGAAGTGGATAAAGGGGTATGGGAATCGGGCATGAAGCCTGCAAATTCCTATGCTACAGATATATGTGACGGTATAGCCCAGGGACATGATGGTATGAACTTCTCCTTAGCTTCCAGGGAGATAATTGCCGATATGGTAGAGATACATGCTACAGCAGAACCCTATGATGGCCTTGTGTTGATATCATCATGCGATAAGGCAATACCAGCCCATCTTATAGCTGCGGCCAGGCTGGATATGCCTACGATTCATGTGCCGGGTGGCAGCATGATTACAGGCTTTGGCGGCCTCACACTGGAACAGGTAGGGACTTTTGCTGCAGATTATGAGCGGGGAAAGATGTCGGCAGACGAATATAGGTTCTACAAGCTAAACGTATGCCCGTCATGTGGGGCCTGTCAGTTTATGGGAACAGCCAGTACCCATCAGGTACTGGCAGAGGCACTGGGCCTGGCCCTGCCCGGCAGCGCCTTGATCCCAACCTCATTCAATACCCTTGGTAAGATGGCACGCAAGGCAGGCAAACAGATTAAGTATCTCATAGAGAATAACATAACAGCACGTACCATCCTTACCAGAGAAGCGTTTATAAACGCCATCATTGTACATGCGGCAATTGGAGGCTCTACCAATGCACTTTTGCACCTGCCTGCGGTGGCCCATGAGGTGGGGATAGAGCTTGAGCCTGAGGTGTTTGATGAGATAAACAGAAGGATACCTTACCTGGCAGATGTAAAGCCTTCTGGGAAATACCCTACAGAGTATTTTTATTATGCCGGTGGTGTACCTGCGGTTATGAGAGAGTTGAAAGGCTATCTGAATCTGAATGTGATGACAGTTACCGGCAAGACTTTTGGTGAGAACCTAAAGGATTTAGAGGATAGTGGGTACTTTAAACTTTCCGCTGGTTACTTGAGTAAATTCGGGTTAAAAAGAGAGGATGTTATAAGGCCAATAGATAACCCGATACAGTCCAATGGCTCTATTGCAATACTGAAGGGGAATCTGGCTCCTGATGGTGCTGTGGTAAAACACTCGGCAGTGTCAAAGGATATGCTGGTACACAAAGGCCAGGCCAGAGTGTTTGACAGCGAAGAAGATGCCTTGAATGCGATTATAAAGAGGACAGTTAAACCGGGGGATGTCATTATAGTAAGATACGAAGGACCTAAAGGGTCTGGCATGCCCGAGATGTTCTATGCCACGGAGGCATTAGCCTCAGACCCGGAACTGGTCTCTACAACTGCACTGGTCACTGACGGCAGGTTTTCTGGTGCGTCACGGGGGCCATGCATAGGCCATGTATCGCCCGAAGCCGCAGAAGGAGGGCCTATAGCTCTTATAGAAGATGGCGACATTATTTTAATTGATATACCCGGGAGAATGCTGGATATAGTAGGAATAAATGGCAAGGAACTTCTTCCTGAAGATGTTGAGCGCATACTGGTTGAGAGAAAAAACAAATGGATTAAACCTGAAAGCAGGTTCAAGTCCGGTGTGCTGGGTGTGTATTCAAAACTTGCTGTATCTGCAATGAAGGGTGGATATATGGAGATATAA
- a CDS encoding lactate racemase domain-containing protein has product MSVIEDLIKDVEIPKMVKIKQHFKSDRIVPEDIPDAIHHELHKGDIIERIRPGQRVGITAGSRGIANIALVLREIVKNIKCVGAEPYIIPCMGSHGGATALGQKEVLESLGITEEYTGAPILSSMEVVKIGETANGLDVYLDKYASTMDAIILLNRIKPHTAFRGDVESGLQKMIAIGLGKQKGAETCHAAGFGEMHRNITQIADVVLQKVNIPFAVGLIENAYDETAKIVALRKEEIRAEEPALLRIAKENMPRIMFNEIDVLVIDEIGKNISGDGMDPNITGRYPTPYASGGPKVSKMVVLDLTSESHGNGNGIGTADFTTRRFMNKMKLEETYPNALTSTVTGPVKIPMILKNDELAIKAAIKTCNRNPAEGIRMVRIKNTLKLEEIWISEALLPLAKENKDIDIIEVPHEMDFDDEGNLF; this is encoded by the coding sequence ATGAGTGTAATTGAAGACTTAATCAAAGATGTGGAAATACCAAAAATGGTTAAGATAAAACAACACTTCAAATCGGACAGGATTGTCCCTGAAGACATTCCTGATGCCATACATCACGAACTGCATAAAGGCGATATCATTGAAAGGATAAGGCCTGGCCAGAGGGTAGGAATTACTGCCGGCAGCCGTGGCATAGCCAATATAGCACTTGTATTAAGAGAGATTGTAAAAAACATAAAATGCGTCGGTGCAGAACCATACATAATCCCCTGTATGGGAAGCCACGGCGGAGCAACAGCCCTGGGACAAAAAGAAGTCTTAGAAAGCCTTGGTATTACGGAAGAGTATACAGGGGCACCCATCCTCTCTTCAATGGAGGTAGTAAAGATAGGAGAGACGGCAAATGGCCTTGACGTATACCTTGATAAGTATGCCTCAACAATGGATGCTATTATCCTCTTAAACAGGATAAAACCGCATACTGCTTTCAGGGGTGATGTAGAAAGCGGCCTTCAGAAGATGATAGCCATAGGACTTGGCAAGCAAAAGGGTGCAGAAACGTGTCACGCAGCGGGTTTTGGCGAAATGCACAGAAACATAACCCAGATAGCTGATGTGGTACTTCAGAAGGTAAACATACCATTTGCCGTAGGCCTGATTGAAAACGCCTATGATGAAACGGCGAAGATAGTTGCACTCAGAAAAGAAGAAATAAGGGCTGAGGAACCAGCACTGTTAAGAATAGCCAAAGAAAATATGCCGCGTATCATGTTTAATGAGATAGATGTCCTGGTGATTGATGAAATAGGGAAGAACATCAGTGGGGATGGAATGGACCCTAATATAACAGGGAGATATCCTACTCCCTATGCATCAGGCGGACCAAAGGTATCAAAGATGGTGGTACTGGACCTTACCAGCGAATCCCATGGCAACGGCAACGGTATAGGCACTGCGGATTTTACAACCAGAAGATTTATGAATAAGATGAAATTGGAAGAGACATATCCCAATGCCCTGACATCCACCGTTACTGGCCCTGTCAAGATACCAATGATATTAAAAAATGACGAACTTGCTATAAAGGCTGCAATTAAGACATGCAACAGAAATCCGGCGGAGGGTATAAGGATGGTAAGGATAAAGAACACACTTAAATTGGAGGAAATATGGATCTCTGAGGCACTGCTCCCGTTGGCCAAGGAAAATAAAGATATTGACATAATTGAAGTTCCTCATGAAATGGATTTTGATGATGAAGGCAACCTGTTCTAA
- the dapA gene encoding 4-hydroxy-tetrahydrodipicolinate synthase: protein MFKGVIVPTVTLFDDDRKIDFKANEIQMNRLIESGVNGLFYMGTTGEFMHMNTDERKQIIKWAVEAAGKRVPILVGTGSTNIYETVELTNYAKEVGADAAVVITPYYLRLTQEELYHYYRKIFKHTDIHILIYNYPDLSGNNISPQTVSHLAMEYENLVGIKETIESVSHIRKMILEVKSIRPDFSVLCGYDDHTINTLIMGGDGVIGALANIRPDVFVSLYKAFIAGDWESIREYNSKILKLMKLYDFNPVSMVALKKALEILNITRNPKVRLPHASLTEVEVRDIQSILEDI, encoded by the coding sequence TTGTTTAAAGGAGTTATTGTCCCAACGGTTACCCTCTTTGATGATGATAGGAAAATAGATTTCAAGGCCAATGAGATTCAGATGAACAGGTTAATAGAAAGCGGTGTGAACGGCCTTTTCTATATGGGTACCACAGGTGAATTTATGCACATGAATACCGATGAGAGAAAACAAATTATCAAATGGGCTGTAGAAGCTGCTGGTAAGAGGGTTCCCATACTGGTTGGGACAGGCTCAACAAACATTTATGAAACGGTGGAGCTTACCAATTATGCAAAAGAAGTAGGGGCAGACGCCGCTGTTGTCATTACGCCATATTATCTGCGGCTTACTCAAGAGGAGCTTTACCACTACTATAGAAAGATTTTTAAACATACTGACATACATATACTTATATATAACTATCCTGACCTTTCCGGAAATAATATATCTCCTCAAACTGTTTCCCACCTTGCCATGGAGTACGAAAATCTGGTTGGTATCAAAGAGACCATTGAGAGTGTTTCACATATCAGGAAGATGATACTGGAGGTCAAGTCTATACGCCCTGATTTTTCAGTATTATGCGGATATGATGACCACACAATCAATACCCTTATCATGGGTGGAGATGGTGTAATAGGTGCACTGGCCAACATACGTCCCGATGTGTTTGTGTCTTTATACAAGGCCTTCATTGCTGGTGATTGGGAATCCATTAGAGAATACAATTCAAAGATATTGAAACTCATGAAGCTGTATGACTTTAACCCGGTGTCTATGGTTGCCTTGAAGAAGGCATTAGAGATATTAAATATTACAAGAAATCCAAAGGTGAGGTTGCCCCATGCCAGCCTTACAGAGGTAGAGGTAAGGGATATACAGAGCATACTGGAGGACATTTAA
- the thrS gene encoding threonine--tRNA ligase, whose protein sequence is MVKVTLPDESIIEVEEGTRVIDVAKMIGSSLAKNALGGMEDNRVVGLRHPLNKDCRLRILTFEDEDGRRILRHTASHVMAQAVKRLFPGAKLAIGPAIETGFYYDFDIDRPFTPEDFAAIEAEMKKIVEADYPVIREVKTKEEALQFMREKDEPYKVELIEALPDDATITFYTQGEFTDLCAGPHLPSTGMVRAFKLLSVAGAYWRGDEHNKMLQRIYGTAFVRQKDLDDYLNMLEEAKKRDHRKLGKELDLFSIQEEGPGFPFFHPKGMILRNELEDFWKAEHIKRGYQEIKTPIILNEELWHRSGHWDHYKDNMYFTTIDEATYAIKPMNCPGAILVYNTHLHSYRELPIRLAELGLVHRHELSGVLHGLMRVRCFTQDDAHIFMTPEQVRDEILGVIDLADYVYNLFGFDYHVELSTRPENSMGTDEQWNMATDALRDALEAKGINYKVNEGDGAFYGPKIDFHLKDSIGRTWQCGTIQLDFQMPERFDLVYIGPDGEKHRPVMVHRTILGSIERFIGILTEQFAGAFPVWLSPVQVRVIPITDRHKDYAACVLNRIRETGIRADMDDRNEKVGYKIREGEMQKIPYMLIAGDKEVEASGVSVRERKGGDMGCMSLDAFIDMVKEKINTKAID, encoded by the coding sequence ATGGTTAAAGTGACATTGCCAGATGAAAGCATAATAGAGGTAGAAGAGGGCACAAGAGTGATAGATGTAGCAAAGATGATAGGTAGTAGCCTGGCAAAAAATGCCTTGGGTGGTATGGAGGACAACCGTGTAGTTGGGCTAAGGCACCCTCTGAATAAGGATTGCCGTTTAAGGATACTCACATTTGAGGATGAAGACGGCAGAAGGATACTCAGACATACTGCCTCACACGTCATGGCACAGGCAGTAAAGAGACTTTTCCCGGGAGCAAAGCTGGCAATTGGTCCGGCAATTGAAACGGGTTTTTACTACGATTTTGATATCGATAGGCCCTTTACGCCTGAAGATTTTGCAGCCATAGAGGCAGAGATGAAGAAGATTGTTGAGGCAGACTATCCAGTAATAAGGGAAGTAAAGACAAAAGAAGAGGCACTGCAGTTTATGAGAGAAAAGGATGAGCCGTATAAGGTAGAGCTTATAGAGGCACTTCCTGATGATGCTACAATCACCTTTTATACTCAAGGGGAATTCACTGACCTGTGTGCGGGCCCGCATCTGCCATCCACTGGCATGGTAAGGGCGTTTAAACTGCTCTCTGTAGCGGGTGCTTACTGGAGGGGTGATGAGCATAACAAGATGCTGCAGAGGATATACGGCACAGCCTTTGTAAGACAAAAGGACCTGGATGATTACCTGAATATGTTAGAAGAGGCTAAAAAGAGAGACCACAGGAAACTGGGCAAGGAGCTGGATCTCTTCAGCATACAAGAAGAGGGGCCTGGCTTTCCTTTCTTTCATCCTAAAGGGATGATCCTGCGAAATGAACTGGAGGATTTCTGGAAGGCAGAGCATATTAAGAGAGGCTATCAGGAGATCAAGACCCCTATAATATTAAATGAGGAACTGTGGCATCGTTCGGGACACTGGGACCACTATAAAGACAACATGTATTTTACAACAATAGATGAGGCTACCTACGCTATAAAGCCGATGAACTGCCCTGGCGCCATACTGGTCTACAATACCCATCTTCACAGCTACAGGGAACTTCCCATAAGGCTTGCTGAGCTGGGATTGGTCCACAGGCACGAGCTTTCTGGCGTTTTACACGGCCTCATGAGGGTGAGGTGCTTTACTCAGGATGATGCCCATATATTCATGACGCCTGAGCAGGTAAGGGATGAGATACTTGGTGTGATTGACCTTGCAGATTATGTCTACAATCTTTTTGGATTTGACTACCATGTTGAGCTCTCCACAAGGCCGGAAAATTCTATGGGCACCGATGAGCAGTGGAACATGGCTACAGATGCTTTGAGAGACGCATTAGAGGCAAAGGGGATAAACTATAAGGTGAATGAGGGCGATGGCGCATTTTATGGGCCAAAGATTGACTTCCATTTAAAAGACAGCATAGGCAGGACATGGCAGTGCGGTACCATACAGCTGGACTTTCAGATGCCCGAAAGGTTTGACCTGGTATATATTGGGCCGGATGGTGAAAAACACAGGCCGGTAATGGTTCACAGGACAATCCTTGGTAGCATAGAGAGATTTATAGGAATCCTCACCGAGCAGTTTGCAGGGGCCTTCCCTGTGTGGCTGTCACCAGTTCAGGTCAGGGTTATACCGATTACAGACAGGCATAAGGATTATGCGGCCTGCGTATTAAACAGGATAAGAGAGACAGGGATAAGGGCTGATATGGATGACAGGAATGAAAAGGTAGGGTACAAGATAAGGGAGGGTGAAATGCAGAAAATACCGTACATGCTGATTGCAGGAGATAAAGAGGTGGAAGCCAGTGGTGTCTCAGTGAGAGAAAGAAAAGGCGGAGACATGGGATGCATGAGTCTGGATGCCTTTATAGATATGGTGAAGGAGAAGATAAATACTAAGGCTATAGATTAG
- the cobD gene encoding threonine-phosphate decarboxylase CobD — protein MPGVKHGGDIYSIAREYGFKPEDILDFSGNINPLGMPESVKRAIIENLDILSKYPDPEYLDLRQAIYKYSGVRPENIIVGNGGTELISLFFKILNPRSGLILMPTYSEYEREIMINGGRYEYYRLKEERDFVPEVDDIINCIAGHDLLVVCNPNNPTGQAIYTDDMIKILAKAKKCGCFVFVDETYVEFVEDIDSVSAARLVNEFDNLFIIRGISKFFGTPGLRIGYGLTSNKEIMEKMLFIKDPWTVSSIAQVAGQAVFGDIEYQERSKKLIREEREYISKEMSRFTNIKAYNTTANFFLCKILDNHSASALREHLLRYAMDVRDASNFPYLSDAFFRFCILDREDNEKLIKLLNVFFN, from the coding sequence GTGCCAGGAGTAAAACATGGGGGCGATATATATTCCATAGCGAGAGAATATGGTTTTAAGCCTGAGGATATTTTAGACTTCAGCGGGAATATAAACCCGCTGGGTATGCCTGAATCGGTAAAGAGGGCAATAATAGAGAATCTCGATATCCTTTCCAAGTATCCCGATCCTGAGTATCTGGATTTAAGGCAGGCGATCTATAAGTACTCGGGAGTTAGACCTGAAAATATTATTGTGGGAAATGGTGGCACAGAGCTGATATCCCTTTTCTTTAAGATCTTAAACCCCCGATCTGGGTTGATACTGATGCCCACATACTCTGAATATGAGAGGGAGATTATGATAAATGGTGGTAGATACGAGTACTACAGATTGAAAGAAGAGAGGGACTTTGTACCTGAGGTGGATGATATAATAAATTGCATAGCAGGTCATGATCTTTTGGTTGTATGCAATCCAAATAATCCAACCGGCCAGGCCATTTATACTGACGATATGATAAAAATTTTAGCGAAGGCTAAAAAATGTGGCTGCTTTGTCTTTGTAGACGAGACATATGTCGAGTTTGTAGAGGATATTGATAGTGTAAGTGCAGCCAGACTTGTGAATGAATTTGACAACCTGTTTATAATAAGGGGTATTTCCAAGTTTTTTGGCACTCCTGGTCTAAGGATAGGGTATGGACTTACAAGTAACAAAGAGATCATGGAAAAGATGCTCTTCATAAAGGACCCATGGACTGTAAGTTCTATAGCACAGGTTGCTGGCCAGGCCGTATTTGGTGATATAGAATATCAGGAGAGATCTAAAAAATTGATCAGGGAAGAAAGAGAATATATTTCTAAAGAAATGAGCCGCTTTACAAATATAAAAGCTTACAATACTACAGCTAACTTCTTTTTGTGCAAAATACTGGATAACCACAGTGCCTCTGCTTTAAGGGAACATCTTTTAAGATATGCCATGGATGTGCGGGATGCGTCAAATTTTCCGTATCTCAGTGATGCTTTTTTTAGATTTTGTATACTCGATAGGGAAGATAACGAGAAATTAATAAAATTACTTAATGTTTTCTTTAACTGA
- the infC gene encoding translation initiation factor IF-3, with amino-acid sequence MSKELQVNEEIRDHEVRLIDVDGKQLGIMSSKEALAIAEEKHLDLVKVSPDAKPPVCRLMDYGKYRYELSKKEKEARKKQRVINVKEIRMRPSIEEHDFMVKVKSAIRFLEDGDKVKVTIRFRGREMDHASLAEELLYQFADKLKEVGKVEKKPELEGKNLSIVVSPINAK; translated from the coding sequence ATCAGCAAAGAACTTCAGGTTAATGAAGAGATTAGAGACCATGAAGTGCGTCTTATTGACGTAGATGGAAAACAGCTTGGGATAATGTCGTCAAAAGAAGCCCTTGCCATTGCAGAAGAGAAACATTTAGACCTGGTCAAGGTATCTCCAGATGCCAAACCGCCTGTCTGCAGGCTGATGGATTATGGCAAGTACAGGTATGAACTCAGTAAGAAAGAAAAGGAAGCCCGTAAGAAGCAGAGGGTTATCAATGTAAAAGAAATCAGGATGAGACCTTCTATAGAAGAGCATGACTTTATGGTAAAGGTCAAGAGTGCAATCAGGTTTCTGGAAGATGGCGACAAGGTAAAAGTAACTATCAGGTTTCGTGGTAGAGAAATGGACCATGCTTCTCTTGCAGAAGAGCTTTTATACCAGTTTGCAGACAAGCTAAAGGAAGTAGGAAAAGTTGAAAAAAAACCGGAGTTAGAGGGCAAGAATCTAAGTATAGTGGTTTCACCAATCAATGCAAAATGA
- the rpmI gene encoding 50S ribosomal protein L35 yields MPKMKTHRGAAKRFRYTKNGKIKRFKAYKSHLLSGKTRKRKRNLRKATLVHASDMKRVKILLPYAK; encoded by the coding sequence ATGCCAAAAATGAAGACCCACAGGGGTGCAGCCAAACGCTTCAGATATACAAAGAATGGCAAAATAAAAAGGTTTAAGGCTTATAAGAGCCATTTGCTGAGCGGTAAAACCAGAAAGCGGAAGAGAAATCTTCGCAAAGCTACACTGGTGCATGCCTCAGATATGAAACGAGTAAAGATTTTATTACCATATGCAAAATAG
- the rplT gene encoding 50S ribosomal protein L20 codes for MARIKAGKVTHKRHKKILKLAKGYYGAKSKRFRMANQAVMKSLQYAYIGRKLKKRDFRKLWITRINAAARMNGISYSRLINGLKLAGVNINRKMLADMAVNDSNAFAELVALAKEKLNA; via the coding sequence ATGGCTAGAATAAAGGCAGGCAAGGTGACACATAAGAGACATAAAAAGATCTTAAAACTGGCAAAGGGATATTACGGGGCAAAGAGCAAGAGATTCAGGATGGCAAATCAGGCTGTCATGAAGTCTCTTCAGTATGCATATATTGGCAGGAAGCTTAAGAAGAGAGATTTCAGAAAACTCTGGATTACCAGGATAAATGCTGCGGCCAGAATGAATGGCATTTCGTACAGCAGACTGATAAATGGCCTTAAGCTGGCAGGGGTAAATATCAACAGGAAGATGTTGGCAGATATGGCCGTCAATGATTCTAATGCGTTTGCTGAACTGGTGGCACTGGCAAAAGAAAAGCTAAATGCATAA